The stretch of DNA GAAGTGATAGCCGGGATTGACGATCTCGATCCCGATCGAGAAGTGGTTCACCCCCGATCGGCCATGATAGACCGCAGGCCCGGCGTGAAAGGCGCGGTCGGCGGTGGAGACCATCTGGGTGATCGTGCCATCGGTCTCGACCACAAAATGCGCACTCGCCCCGCCGTTTTTCTTGAAGGCGCCGATCGCGGACTGCGCATTGTAGCTCGCGGTATAGTGCATGACGATCACTTCGCGCGGATTGTTGCCGCCGTAGAAATTGGGCGAAGGCACCTGCGGGGCATCTTCCAGCCAGCCGTCGTTTGTGAAGCGCATGGGGTCTCTCTCCGTAAAAGGGACACGATGCGACTCGAAGCTGGGGTGCTTTTTGGGGCAGACTATCACACGGGCGCGCGCTGCACGCTTGGCCAAATCCGCCAATCGTCACAGAGGCCTAGAAGGCGGGGCGGAAATGCACCTTGCCCTGCCACATCGTCGCGTCGAACAGCGGCATCATCGCGCCGCGCATCGTTTCGTCGAATTGCGTCACATGGCACTGCACCGCAGCCTTGGCGGCCTCGAGATCCTCGGGGGTGTAGCGCAAGGTTTCGTTCAGCAGCTTCGGATCGGTCTCGGCCCATCCGGCCATCTCCGGCACCGGCGGCAGGCGCCCGGCGGGAATGCCGACATAGAGCAGGCGCGGGCGATAGGCGGGGGCGAGCGATTGCAGCGTCTCGGTGACGAGCGCGCTGACCATGCGATGATCGGCGTGGCCATAGCCGCCATCCGGGCCCCAGGTCAGCACCAGCTCGGGCTCGATATCGACATAGGCCTGCGCGAATTGCGCAAGGAAGCGCCGGGCCGGGGCATCGGGCGATTGCGGGGACTGGGCGAGGGTGCCGTCGCCCAGGCCTTCCAGAAACCGCACCTGTGCACCCAATGCCCTGGCGGAGCATTCGGCGTCGGCCCGCCGCACCGCGCCAAGCTCCGCACCGCGCTCGCGGGTGGTGACACCCGGCCCCTGATCGCCGGTGGTGGCGAACAGGATCGTCACCATGCGCCCCTGCCGCGCGAGCGCCGCGAGGGCAGGGGCCATGGTCAGCTCGTCATCGGGATGGGCGACCACCACCATCACCGGTCGCGGTGCACGCGGTTCCTGCGCACCGGCCGGTGCAACCATCAAGGCGGCCAGTGCGGCCAGACGGCAATAGCGGATCATGTCTCTCTCCCTCCGCGCCGCTTGTGACACCGGAGCGGTCGGCGATGCAACATTTGCCCGCGCGGCGGATTGGCACGGCATGATGATGACGCTGATCGTGGTCGCGGTGGTATCGGGCGCGCTGCTCGCCGGGGCGGTGTGGGGGATTTATTTCCGGCTGGGCCGCAAGACCGAGGGGTTTCTGGTGGCCCTCGCCGGCGGCGCGCTGCTGCTGTCGCTGGTGAGCGAGCTGATCGAACCTTCGATCGAGCGCAGTTCGGTGATGCTGGCGATGCTCGGCGTGCTTGCGGGCGCTGTCACCTTTACGGGAATCGACTATCTGATCGACGAGAAATGGGGCGAGGATGGCGGCGGGGGGCTGCTCGCCGCGATCACGCTCGACGGGGTGCCCGAAAACCTCGCGCTCGGCGTGGCGCTGATCGGAGCTTCGCCGTTGGAGGTCGCCGCGCTGGCAGGCTCGATCCTGCTGTCGAACCTGCCCGAAGCCGCCGGGGGCGCGCGCGCAATGGCGGACGGCGGACGCTCGAAGGGCAAGATCATGCTGCTGTGGGCGGCAACGGCGGGGCTGCTGTCGGCCGCCGCAATCATCGGCAATGTCGCGCTCGCCGGAGTGAGCGAGCACTGGCTCGCCGTCATCCGCTGCTTTGCCGCAGGCGCGGTGGTCGCCAGTCTGGCGACCGAGGTCTTCCCCAAGGCCTATCGCGAGGATCACCACCTCGCCGGGATCGCGACAGCGCTGGGCGTGGTGCTGGCTTTCGGTCTCGGCTCGCTGGCGGGGGGTTGAGGCTCGACATCGGCGCGCGCGACCATATGGTGCGCGCCATGACATCCTTCGATCCGCTGACCGCGCTGGCCGAACCCTTCGGCAGCTTCCCCGACATCCTGATGCAATGGTCGCGCGTGAAGGGCGACGATTGCGCCCTGCGCGACGAGCGGCGCGAGGTTTATTGGGCCGAGCTCGTGGGGCTGGTCGAACGGCTGGCGGCGCGGTTGGTGGAGACGGGCCTCCAGCGCGGGCAGTCGGTGGCGATCCTCGGCACCTCGAGCGTCGAATACGCGCTGGTGTTTCTCGCGGCGGTGCGCGCCGGGGGTGTGGCCGCGCCGCTCACCACCAGCGCCTCGCCCGAGCAATTGGAGGGCATGGCGACCGATTCGGGGGCGGTGCATCTGTTCATCGACGCCGCCAAATCCGCAGAGCTTGGCCCGGATTTCATGGCGCACCTGATCCGCGTGCCGCTGGAGAGCATCGATCAGTGGATGGCCCCTCCCGGTTCCCGCGCGCCGGACTTCGTGCCGGAGCCGCAAGACCCGTTCAATATCATCTATTCCTCCGGCACGACCGGCATTCCCAAGGGCATCGTCCACTCGCACCGGATGCGCTGGCGGCAGTTTGCCGCGACCGCGCTGTCGTACCTTGGCGCGGGATTGGAGGTTTGCTCGCTTGCTTCGACGCCGCTCTATTCGAACACCACGATGGTCGCCTTCCTCCCCGTGCTGTTAGCCGGGGGATGCGTGCGGGTGATGGGCAAGTTCGACTGCGCGAAGTGGCTTGGCTTTGCGCAAGGCGATCGCACCACGATCACCATGCTGGTGCCGGTGCAATATCAGCGGCTGATGGATTTCCCGCAGTTCGACGACTTCGACCTCTCCAGCCTCAAGCTCAAATATTGCACCTCCGCGCCATTCTCGGCCGAGTTGAAGCGCGAGGTGCTCCAGCGGATGCCGGGCGGGCTGATCGAGATCTATTCGATGACCGAAGGCGGGGTCGTGTGCCTGCTGGCGTGCCACGAATTCCCCGACAAGCTCCACACGGTGGGGCGTCCTGCGCCAGGGAGCGAGCTGAAGGTGCTCGACGACGAAGACCGCGAGGTGCCGCCCGGAACCCCCGGCAACCTCGTCGGCCGCAGCCTCACCATGATGAGCGGCTACAAGAACCGCCCCGACAAGACCGCCGAAGCGCAGTGGATCGACCCGGCGACGGGCGAGACATGGATGCGGATGGGCGACATCGGGCGCGTCGATGCGGAGGGCTTCGTCGAACTGGTGGGCCGGGCGAAGGACATGATCATCTCGGGCGGGTTTAACATCTATCCGAGCGATCTGGAGGCGGAGCTGTGCAAGGAGCCGGGCGTGGCCGAGGCCGCGGTGGTCGGCGTGCCCTCGCGCGCTTGGGGCGAGACGCCGGTGGGCTTCGTGGTGCTCAAGGGCGAGGCCGACCCGGCAGCGATCATGGCGGCGGTCAACGCGCGGCTCGGCAAGACCCAGCGGCTCGCCGCGCTCCATGCCATCGGCGAAATGCCGCGCAGCCATATCGGCAAACTGCTCAAGACCGATCTGCGCGCTGAGGCCGAGCGGCTCGGCGGCACCGAATAGCGCGCCAGAAACAGTTCGGCCCGGCTCCTCGGGTGAGGAACCGGGCCGGACTTGAGGTGTCTGCGCTTGGCTCCAACCTCTGCGGCAATGCGCCTCAGACGATGAAGGTGTTGAACGCCGCGCCGCTGAGGGTGACGGCGAGCAGCAAGGCGACAGCCTTTTCGGTGATCATGGTCATGATCCAAGTTTCCCTGTTTTTGTTGTGGTTTGGGAACCCGGGCAGCCAAGGGGGGGAGAGGGCGACTGCCCGGGTCTGAGCACCATATACAAAGCTGCGCGCAATTTTCAATCTCTAACAAGACTGAAAATAATTCATCACCGCAATCGAAAAAGGCAATCTGTGAGGGCCGGGGACGCGTAACGAGAGCGGGAAGCGCGGCTCGAGACGCGGCCACCTGTTCAGGGGGGGGGAGGGTGGTGGCCGCGTCTCTTCCGCTGCGTGTCCAGCCGATCGGCCGGACGATGACAGGGCGGGAGGGCCGGGCGAGGGGGGAGAGCCCGGGCCGCTCCTGCCGGTCGGCAGGCGGGCGTGCGGTCCGTCTTCGGTTTCCGCCGCCGGGCGATGGGCCCCAAGGGGGCAAGCCGGGATTGGAGAGAGGGGCCCGGCACCGATCGCTCGAGGGCGCAGATGGTGTTCGATCAAATCGAATTCAAATGCGAAAACGCCAAAGTCTCTTGCGGGAAATGCAACGATTTCTTCGAGGGTATTACGAAAAAGGCCGCCGGATCGCTCCGGCGGCCTTTCGTTTCAGACGTTTGCCCAAAATCAGTTCGCGGCGACGCTGCGGCCCTTGCGGGTCTGGAGCGAGGCGACGCGCTCGACTTCGGCCAGCGCGGTGGCGCGGGCTTCGGTGACGCACTTGCTGTCCACCGCCGGGCGGCCATAGGTGTAGCGCGCGGCGCTCTCGATGGTGCAGGCCTTGCGCAACTTGGCGTCGATCCGCGCTTCGAGCGCGGCGCGGCCTTCGGCGGTGGTCACGTCGACATCGGCATAGTCGACGCGAACGGTGACGGTGTCGTCGGCCACGGCCGGCGCGGCAACAGCGGCGAGAGCGATCAGGGGGAGAGTGAAACGCATCGTGAGACTCCGGATGATGAGAGGGTGTCGTGAGGTTCGATGCCGCTTTCCGGCATTCGGTTGCTGTTTGAAACTCTGGTGCAGTGCACAAGAATGATGTGCAAATGCGAAATATGCGAAATTGGTTCCGAAGATTGCAACCGGATCGCATCGAAAATTCGGGAACCCTATGAAAATGCGGTGCTAGATTTTTGCTGCGGTGCAAAAGAATGGCTGCGGTGCGCGGCGATGCTGGACAGCGCGGGGCCTGCTTCGTAATCCGCCGCCATGAGCGCGCACCCCTCCGGCCCCGCAGCGGGCGATTCCGCCATTCCCGAATCGATCCTGATCGTCGATTTCGGCTCTCAGGTGACGCAATTGATCGCGCGCCGCGTGCGCGAGGCGGGGGTCTATTCCGAGATCGCGCCTTTCACGCAGGCCGAGGCGGCCTTTCACCGGTTGAAGCCCAAGGGCATCATCCTCTCCGGTTCGCCCGCGAGCGTGCCCGAGGACGGCTCCCCGCGCGCGCCGCAGATGCTGTTCGAGGCCGGGCTGCCGATCCTCGGCATCTGCTATGGCCAGCAGGTAATGACGCACCAGCTGGGCGGCGAAGTCCGCCCCGGCCACGAGACCGGAGAAGGGGGCGAATTCGGCCGCGCCTTCCTCACCGTCACCGGCGATTGCGCGCTGTTCGACGGGCTGTGGGACGTCGGCGAGCGCCATCAGGTGTGGATGAGCCACGGCGACAAGGTGACGCAGTTCGCCGAAGGCTTCGAAATCGTCGCCACCAGCGACGGCGCACCCTTCGCGGTGATCGCGGACGAGGCGCGCCGCTTCTACGGCACCCAGTTCCACCCCGAAGTCGTCCACACCCCCGATGGCGGCAAGCTGATCGCCAATTTCGTGCGCCATGTCTGCGGGCTGGCGGGCGACTGGACAATGGCCGAGTTCCGCAAGACCAAGATCGCCGAAATCCGCGCGCAGGTGGGTGACAAGCGCGTGATCTGCGGCCTTTCCGGCGGGGTCGATTCGGCGGTGGCGGCGGTGCTGATCCACGAGGCGATCGGCGACCAGCTGACCTGCGTCTTCGTCGATCACGGCCTCATGCGCATGAACGAGGCCGAACAGGTCGTGACCTTGTTCCGCGATCACTACAACATCCCGCTGGTCCACGTGGAGGCTGAAGAGCTGTTCCTCGGCGGGCTTACCGGCCTCACCGATCCGGAAGCCAAGCGCAAGTTCATCGGCAAGACCTTCATCGACGTGTTCGAGGCCGAGGCCAAGAAGGTCGGCGGGGCAGACTTCCTCGCGCAGGGCACACTCTATCCCGACGTGATTGAGTCGGTCTCCTTCACCGGTGGGCCGAGCGTCACGATCAAGAGCCACCACAATGTCGGCGGGCTCCCTGAGCGTATGAACATGGCGCTGGTCGAGCCGCTGCGCGAGCTGTTCAAGGACGAGGTCCGCGATCTCGGCCGCGAGCTGGGCCTGCCCGACGCCTTCGTCGGCCGCCATCCCTTCCCCGGCCCGGGCCTTGCGATCCGCATCCCCGGCGAAGTCACCAAGGAACGCTGCGACATCCTGCGCAAGGCTGACGCGATCTATCTCGAGGAAATCCGCAACGCGGGCCTCTACGACGCGATCTGGCAAGCCTTCGCGGTGCTGCTGCCGGTCAAAACCGTGGGCGTGATGGGCGACGGGCGCACATACGACTCTGTCTGCGCCCTGCGCGCCGTCACCTCGACCGACGGGATGACGGCGGACGTCTTCCCCTATGATGCCGGGTTCCTGACCCGCGTGGCGACCCGTATCGTCAACGAGGTCAAGGGCATCAACCGCGTGGTCTACGACTACACCTCCAAGCCGCCGGGCACGATTGAGTGGGAGTGAGGCTTGGGCGCTAAAAAGAAGAAGCGAGAGCGCTTTTTAGGTGATCACCCTTTTTGTTGTTTTTGCGGCGGATTATCGCCTGCGACGACAATCGATCATGTGCCTAGCAGGGCATGCTTTCCTGGCAGGATTGGTCCAGTGGGTTTCGAATTCCCAGCCTGCCAAGATTGCCAGCATAGATACCGTCAGGAAGAACAATATTTCGCCTTTATCTGTCGGATGTGCGATCGCGACAACGCCAACTACGACCGAGACACCTCGCGGCGACTGATAAGCGGGGTGGCCAATAATCTGAAGCACTTGCTGCCAAATCCGCACTTAAGCGCCATTGAGAAACGACGTGGATTGAAAAGCCTTGGGTTATCTAAACCACTCGGAATGGCTTCCTCAGATATCCCGGTAGTCGAACTGCCTCCAGAAATTGATCCTGTTCTTCGCGCAGTTGCGATAAAAATTGGTTTGGCTCTGTTTTATCGACATAAAGGATCAGTCGCCAAAAGCCACTATGGCGTTGCTGCTTATTGGTCACAATTTTCAGATCAAACCGCGATGCAGAAACTTTCGCGAATCGCAAAGGAACTTTCTGGCGCAGAAATTGGGAGGCGCCCAAATCTCGAATTTGGGAATCGCTTCCAATACCGTTGGTCAAAGGAAGCAGAGGGCGAGCCTGATATCTTCGTTTGCTTAGCCCGATTTGGCTTGGGTTTAACCATCTGTGTGATGATCGCCGACATCACTAATTGGGCTTCGGATGAGTTTGATGAGGAATGGGTGACGCTGGGGCGGTGGGCAAGTGAGAAGTTCTTTGAGGTATTTTAGTTATTCGAATTTTTTCAAATTTTTATCGCGACCAGAACAAGCGCATGTTTGTCCCCTCTTTCAGCGCGCTGTCGAATCGCATATCGCTCGGCGCCGAGAATTCTGCCTGAAAGGTCCCGCTATCGTGACGTCGAACCTTCGCCGCCTTGCAATCACGGCCGCATTTGCGATGGGCCTTGGCGCCTGTGCCCAGCAGCCGGCAGGCGATGCGCCGGGTGGCGAGACCGCTGCCGCCGCGCCGCTGACCGAGGGGGACTGGACGCTCGATCCGGCAGGCTCGCGGCTTTCCTATGTCAGCATCAAGGCGGGCGAGGTGGCCGAGGCCAACCGGTTCGACACGCTGTCGGGCAGCGTCGCCGCCGATGGCACCGCGAGCCTCGATATCGACCTCGCCTCGGTCGACACCGGGGTGGACATCCGCAACGAACGGATGCGCGAGATCTTCTTCGATGTGGCCGAAAACCCCACGGCCACGGTGACCGCCAAGCTCGATCCGGCGGCTTTCGCAAGCCTTGCG from Porphyrobacter sp. YT40 encodes:
- the guaA gene encoding glutamine-hydrolyzing GMP synthase yields the protein MSAHPSGPAAGDSAIPESILIVDFGSQVTQLIARRVREAGVYSEIAPFTQAEAAFHRLKPKGIILSGSPASVPEDGSPRAPQMLFEAGLPILGICYGQQVMTHQLGGEVRPGHETGEGGEFGRAFLTVTGDCALFDGLWDVGERHQVWMSHGDKVTQFAEGFEIVATSDGAPFAVIADEARRFYGTQFHPEVVHTPDGGKLIANFVRHVCGLAGDWTMAEFRKTKIAEIRAQVGDKRVICGLSGGVDSAVAAVLIHEAIGDQLTCVFVDHGLMRMNEAEQVVTLFRDHYNIPLVHVEAEELFLGGLTGLTDPEAKRKFIGKTFIDVFEAEAKKVGGADFLAQGTLYPDVIESVSFTGGPSVTIKSHHNVGGLPERMNMALVEPLRELFKDEVRDLGRELGLPDAFVGRHPFPGPGLAIRIPGEVTKERCDILRKADAIYLEEIRNAGLYDAIWQAFAVLLPVKTVGVMGDGRTYDSVCALRAVTSTDGMTADVFPYDAGFLTRVATRIVNEVKGINRVVYDYTSKPPGTIEWE
- a CDS encoding zinc transporter; protein product: MSLSLRAACDTGAVGDATFARAADWHGMMMTLIVVAVVSGALLAGAVWGIYFRLGRKTEGFLVALAGGALLLSLVSELIEPSIERSSVMLAMLGVLAGAVTFTGIDYLIDEKWGEDGGGGLLAAITLDGVPENLALGVALIGASPLEVAALAGSILLSNLPEAAGGARAMADGGRSKGKIMLLWAATAGLLSAAAIIGNVALAGVSEHWLAVIRCFAAGAVVASLATEVFPKAYREDHHLAGIATALGVVLAFGLGSLAGG
- a CDS encoding PIG-L deacetylase family protein; protein product: MIRYCRLAALAALMVAPAGAQEPRAPRPVMVVVAHPDDELTMAPALAALARQGRMVTILFATTGDQGPGVTTRERGAELGAVRRADAECSARALGAQVRFLEGLGDGTLAQSPQSPDAPARRFLAQFAQAYVDIEPELVLTWGPDGGYGHADHRMVSALVTETLQSLAPAYRPRLLYVGIPAGRLPPVPEMAGWAETDPKLLNETLRYTPEDLEAAKAAVQCHVTQFDETMRGAMMPLFDATMWQGKVHFRPAF
- a CDS encoding class I adenylate-forming enzyme family protein, which gives rise to MTSFDPLTALAEPFGSFPDILMQWSRVKGDDCALRDERREVYWAELVGLVERLAARLVETGLQRGQSVAILGTSSVEYALVFLAAVRAGGVAAPLTTSASPEQLEGMATDSGAVHLFIDAAKSAELGPDFMAHLIRVPLESIDQWMAPPGSRAPDFVPEPQDPFNIIYSSGTTGIPKGIVHSHRMRWRQFAATALSYLGAGLEVCSLASTPLYSNTTMVAFLPVLLAGGCVRVMGKFDCAKWLGFAQGDRTTITMLVPVQYQRLMDFPQFDDFDLSSLKLKYCTSAPFSAELKREVLQRMPGGLIEIYSMTEGGVVCLLACHEFPDKLHTVGRPAPGSELKVLDDEDREVPPGTPGNLVGRSLTMMSGYKNRPDKTAEAQWIDPATGETWMRMGDIGRVDAEGFVELVGRAKDMIISGGFNIYPSDLEAELCKEPGVAEAAVVGVPSRAWGETPVGFVVLKGEADPAAIMAAVNARLGKTQRLAALHAIGEMPRSHIGKLLKTDLRAEAERLGGTE
- a CDS encoding YceI family protein; translated protein: MTSNLRRLAITAAFAMGLGACAQQPAGDAPGGETAAAAPLTEGDWTLDPAGSRLSYVSIKAGEVAEANRFDTLSGSVAADGTASLDIDLASVDTGVDIRNERMREIFFDVAENPTATVTAKLDPAAFASLAVGQSLTRPLKANVTIKGASSDVETEVLVTRVADDRVTVVPTAPVIISTDMFDLTDELGELRALAELPSITPAVPVTFSLAFKRG
- a CDS encoding UrcA family protein → MRFTLPLIALAAVAAPAVADDTVTVRVDYADVDVTTAEGRAALEARIDAKLRKACTIESAARYTYGRPAVDSKCVTEARATALAEVERVASLQTRKGRSVAAN